One Myxococcales bacterium genomic window, AGCGGCGTCGGCACCGCCTTCGCGCATCGACTCTTCGATGCGCGCTGGCTCTCGTCGCCGCAGGTGCGCTTCGAGCTCACGGGCATCGCCAACCGCATCGATCTCAAGCACCGCGGTGGCTGCGGCGAGGTCCACTTCGTCTACCGCCTCGCGTACACGACGTACTCGAAGCCCGGGAACACTGCGTCACGCATCGACTCGCGCCTGCCGATGACGCTCAACCTGCTGGCGCCGTTGCCCGACGACGGGCAAGGCTGCGCGACGACGGCTTCGAAGTGGCTCACGCTGCGTAGCGCTCCTGATGTGGCCGCCGCCGCCGCCGCCGGCCCGCTCGCGGGTCTCGTCGTGAACCGCCTCGAGACCAACTTCCAGCTCGTGCGTTGGCCCGCCACGGTTCGACGCGACATGGGCGGCCACGCCGAGTATGCGCTCCGCGCCTTCAGCCTGGACCCGAGCGGCCTCAAGCCGATCCCGCTCGACGACACGCCCCGCACCAACCTCTCGGCCGAGGAGAAGGCCGAGCTGCGCGAGTGGATCAAGGGCAACTTGGCCGCCATTGACCAGGGCACGGCGACGGTGCCGACGAAGTTCCTCGCGCAAGAGACCGTGAGCGTCGCGCCTCGGGCCGCCGCGCGGCTCGGCAACAAGCCGTTCTCCGCGTTGTTCCGCGAGAGCGATCTCTCCGATCTACCGCTCGGTGGCACGGAGCGCGTTCGCTCCGCCGGCGCCCTCCTCCATCGCCTCGACGGCATGACCTGCAACGGGTGCCACCAATCGCGCGGCATCGCCGGCTTCCACTTGCTCGGGGAAGAGCGCGTGGGCACGGCTCGCCTCAACGCCCTCGCGGTGGGCGGCTCTGCTCACCTGATGGAGATCGTCCCGTGGCGGAAGCAGTTTCTGGAGGCAACCTCAAAGCGAGGCCAGCCGCTCGGGAGGCCTCACGCGGATCGCCCCAACGAGCTCGTGGCCGGTACCTACGGCTCGCACTGCACGTTGGGCAAGGACGTCGGCTTCGCGGCGTGGGCGTGCGCGCCCGGCCTCTTCTGCAAGGACGTGAACGACGACACGCTGGGGCACTGCTTGGCTGGCGAGAAGGCGCCGGCCATCGGCGACGCGTGCGAGGCGAGCCGCATCACGCAGACGCTCGACCCCATGCTCGATCGGCTCACGGGGCGCGATCTCGCGTGCGGCGGCGGAGCCAACTGCAGCTCCGCCCACGGCGACGTGGACAAGCTCAACGGCGGGTTCCCCGACGGCACCTGCCGACAGAACTGCACGAACCTTGGCGACCTCTCCGCCGACAAGACCGTCATTTGTGGCGGCGTGCCCAGCGGCGGCGGACGCTTCGGCGGCATCAACAAGTGCCTCTTCGAGCTAAAGATGCCGTTCACCGTGTGCCTCGAAGACGACGCTCGCCCATCGCTCATCCGCGCGTGCGGACAGAAAGCCCCGTGCCGCGACGACTACGTCTGCGCGCGCGTCTTGCCGCGGGGACGTGACGGCAAGGAGCTCGAAGAGAAGGACGCCACCATGGGCGCGTGCATGCCGCCGTACTTCGTCTTTCAGGGCCGCGTCGACGGCCACGTGCTCTACGAGTAGAGCGCCTTTGACACGGTGAATGCGCGGCACGGACGCGTGCTGCGCCTAGCCGCGCGCCCCGGCTCGTTCGCGGTCTCGGCGACGACGACGCCGACGCCAAAGAACGAAAGCGAGCACCACGAACCCGAGAGCGACGAGCGCCACCAGGTACGGCACGAGGAGCGCGATCAGCGAGGTGGCCACGGCGACGATGTCCTCGAGGACGCTGACGACGGGCGCTCCCAATCCCAGCGTCGACGCGTTTACGGCGGGGCGAGCCGCTGCTTTGACGCTGTGAACGCTGAAGGCCGTCACGAGCCCGGCGGCGAGGGTAAGCCACCCGGGAGCGTCGGCGATGGCCCCCGTCGCAGCGCCGAACGCTAGTGCGCCGGCGGCGGGACGCACCACGGTCTGAACGAGATCGTTGACGTGGTCGGCGCCGGGCACCTTGTCGACGATCACCTCGACCGTCAGCAGAACTCCGATGGCCACTAGAGCCCATGTGCTCGCCAAGAGGTCGAACGGCGGTGCGAGGTGCACGAGCCCCAACCGCGCGAGCACGGCGATGGCCATCAGCGGAACGTAGGCGTTGAGGCCCGCGGCGCCCGCGAGGCCGAAG contains:
- a CDS encoding DUF4126 domain-containing protein; the encoded protein is MTAFLTAFGLAGAAGLNAYVPLMAIAVLARLGLVHLAPPFDLLASTWALVAIGVLLTVEVIVDKVPGADHVNDLVQTVVRPAAGALAFGAATGAIADAPGWLTLAAGLVTAFSVHSVKAAARPAVNASTLGLGAPVVSVLEDIVAVATSLIALLVPYLVALVALGFVVLAFVLWRRRRRRRDRERAGARG